The following coding sequences lie in one Saccharopolyspora hordei genomic window:
- a CDS encoding IclR family transcriptional regulator: MVVDDMGIAVPPAGAGAAKAHRTVSRVTTILELAAANRSGVRLTELATALDAPRSSVHGLVKGLVATGYLREEGGTYRIGPAINSLLAAAPPTVAEAARPAMERLHRQFNETVMLATPVGDSVVYTDTIESTDPIRYIAPLRTRRPLHPTSSGKCVLAFGSERFREGYLATHLSDPGQREKIRRQLAEVAEAGVAINRGETLPDRSGVGAPIFDKGKVVAAIAVAGPSNRLADKITEIAEATKAATHEVSEHLAGRV; this comes from the coding sequence GTGGTCGTCGACGACATGGGGATCGCAGTGCCACCTGCTGGAGCTGGAGCAGCCAAAGCGCACCGCACGGTGTCGCGGGTCACCACGATCCTCGAACTGGCGGCGGCGAACCGGTCCGGCGTGCGCCTGACCGAGCTCGCCACCGCGCTGGACGCGCCGCGCTCCTCGGTGCACGGCCTGGTCAAGGGGCTCGTCGCCACCGGCTACCTGCGCGAGGAGGGCGGGACCTACCGGATCGGCCCGGCGATCAACTCGCTGCTGGCCGCCGCTCCCCCCACCGTCGCCGAAGCCGCCCGCCCGGCGATGGAGCGGCTGCACCGCCAGTTCAACGAGACGGTCATGCTGGCCACCCCGGTCGGGGACTCGGTGGTCTACACGGACACCATCGAGTCCACCGACCCGATCCGCTACATCGCCCCGCTGCGCACCCGCCGCCCGCTGCACCCGACCAGTTCGGGCAAGTGCGTGCTGGCCTTCGGCTCCGAGCGGTTCCGCGAGGGCTACCTGGCCACCCACCTGAGCGATCCCGGGCAGCGCGAGAAGATCCGCCGCCAGCTCGCGGAGGTCGCCGAGGCGGGCGTGGCGATCAACCGCGGGGAGACCCTCCCCGACCGCAGCGGCGTGGGTGCGCCGATCTTCGACAAGGGCAAGGTGGTCGCGGCGATCGCGGTGGCCGGCCCGAGCAACCGGCTGGCCGACAAGATCACCGAGATCGCCGAGGCGACCAAGGCCGCCACGCACGAGGTCTCCGAGCACCTCGCCGGACGCGTCTGA
- a CDS encoding MFS transporter, with amino-acid sequence MTLDSAAPAPRGPAPRKAVGPAVVIGSALEWFDFYLYASMAALVFGDLFFPGGDPVLATLASMATFAVGFLARPFGGILFGVLGDKFGRKVVLSVTFLVMGLSSGAIGLLPTYGSVGLLAPVLLVVLRLSQGLGAGAELGSAIAVAYEHADPRRRGRLGSLPALGVNIGLFTSSLTVTVLTSFDEQFLHSWGWRVPFLASFALVALGFWVRRQMPETPEFEREARGARTGHQPLRALLRSDWRGLAVVLAITVGYNGVSYVFKTFSLSYLTEFRGVPAHVGSFGMTLASACAIVTVPVVGRLCDRVGAKTVVLAGAVGTAALAFPFFWLLDSGQSVLIWTALVLATGVVVPAMLSAQGAFLSQQFPTRTRASGLGTGREVGGAFSGGLAPLAALALVSATPGHGTWLVSLMFVAGAAFIGVGALFDQTKRLGTRAAEPVAERT; translated from the coding sequence ATGACGCTTGACAGTGCTGCCCCGGCACCCCGAGGTCCAGCTCCCCGCAAGGCCGTCGGTCCCGCGGTGGTGATCGGCTCGGCCCTGGAGTGGTTCGACTTCTACCTCTACGCGTCGATGGCCGCGCTGGTCTTCGGCGACCTGTTCTTCCCCGGCGGCGACCCGGTCCTCGCCACCCTGGCGTCGATGGCGACCTTCGCCGTCGGCTTCCTCGCCCGCCCCTTCGGCGGCATCCTCTTCGGGGTGCTCGGCGACAAGTTCGGCCGCAAGGTCGTGCTGTCGGTGACGTTCCTGGTGATGGGCCTGTCCTCCGGCGCGATCGGACTGCTGCCCACCTACGGGTCGGTGGGCCTGCTCGCACCGGTGCTGCTGGTGGTCCTGCGCCTGTCCCAAGGGCTGGGCGCCGGGGCCGAACTGGGCAGCGCGATCGCGGTCGCCTACGAGCACGCCGACCCGCGGAGGCGCGGACGCCTCGGCTCGCTGCCCGCGCTGGGCGTCAACATCGGACTGTTCACCTCCTCGCTGACGGTCACCGTGCTCACCAGCTTCGACGAGCAGTTCCTGCACAGCTGGGGCTGGCGCGTCCCGTTCCTCGCGAGCTTCGCCTTGGTGGCCCTGGGTTTCTGGGTCCGCAGGCAGATGCCGGAGACCCCGGAGTTCGAGCGCGAGGCGCGCGGCGCCCGCACCGGGCACCAGCCGCTGCGCGCCCTGCTCCGCTCGGACTGGCGCGGCCTGGCCGTGGTGCTGGCGATCACCGTCGGCTACAACGGCGTCAGCTACGTGTTCAAGACGTTCTCGCTGTCCTACCTCACCGAGTTCCGCGGCGTGCCGGCCCACGTCGGTTCGTTCGGCATGACGCTGGCCAGCGCCTGCGCCATCGTCACGGTGCCGGTCGTGGGCCGGCTCTGCGACCGCGTCGGCGCGAAGACCGTGGTGTTGGCGGGCGCGGTGGGCACCGCCGCGCTGGCCTTCCCGTTCTTCTGGCTGCTCGACTCCGGGCAGAGCGTGCTGATCTGGACCGCGCTGGTGCTGGCCACCGGCGTCGTGGTGCCCGCCATGCTCAGCGCCCAGGGCGCGTTCCTCTCCCAGCAGTTCCCGACCCGCACCCGCGCCTCCGGGCTGGGCACCGGCCGCGAGGTCGGTGGCGCCTTCTCCGGCGGGCTGGCGCCGCTGGCCGCGCTCGCCCTGGTCTCCGCCACCCCCGGGCACGGGACCTGGCTGGTGTCGCTGATGTTCGTCGCGGGTGCCGCCTTCATCGGCGTGGGTGCGCTGTTCGACCAGACCAAGCGGCTCGGGACGCGCGCCGCGGAGCCGGTCGCCGAGCGGACCTGA
- a CDS encoding acyl-CoA dehydrogenase family protein yields MHFELTEDQADLRAGAQELARSFTDEYWAECDAEHRFPWEFYNAFAEGGWLGIAIPEQYGGGGLGILEAALLLEEVAASGAGMNGCSTMHLTIFGLNTIVKHGSEQLRQEVLPAAADGSLHVCFGVTEPDAGTDTTRISTFAERVDGGYRINGRKVWITKAGDSQKMVLIARTTRREEVDRPTDGMSLFLIDIDREHVHLSPIPKLGRNAVPSYEVVIDDLFVPDSARVGEEGKGFRYLLDGLNPERILLAHEALGIGRAALDRAVRYARERVVFDRPIGQNQGIAFPLAEAVTRLDAAELMARNAAWRYDQGLPCGREANMAKWLCADAGFAAADQAIQTHGGMGYAREYHVERYFRESRILRLAPVSQEMVLNYVATHVLGLPKSY; encoded by the coding sequence ATGCACTTCGAGCTGACCGAGGACCAGGCGGACCTGCGGGCGGGCGCGCAGGAACTGGCCCGCAGCTTCACCGACGAGTACTGGGCCGAGTGCGACGCGGAGCACCGCTTCCCGTGGGAGTTCTACAACGCCTTCGCCGAGGGCGGCTGGCTCGGCATCGCCATCCCCGAGCAGTACGGCGGCGGTGGGCTCGGGATCCTGGAAGCGGCGCTGCTGCTGGAAGAGGTCGCGGCCTCCGGTGCCGGGATGAACGGCTGCAGCACCATGCACCTGACCATCTTCGGCCTGAACACCATCGTCAAGCACGGCAGCGAACAGCTGCGCCAGGAGGTCCTGCCCGCCGCGGCGGACGGCTCGCTGCACGTGTGCTTCGGCGTCACCGAACCCGACGCGGGCACCGACACCACGCGGATCTCCACCTTCGCCGAGCGGGTCGACGGCGGGTACCGCATCAACGGCCGGAAGGTGTGGATCACCAAGGCCGGAGACTCGCAGAAGATGGTGCTCATCGCGCGCACCACCCGGCGCGAGGAGGTCGACCGGCCCACCGACGGGATGTCGCTGTTCCTCATCGACATCGACCGCGAGCACGTGCACCTCAGCCCGATCCCCAAGCTGGGCCGCAACGCGGTCCCCTCGTACGAGGTGGTCATCGACGACCTGTTCGTGCCGGACAGCGCCCGGGTCGGCGAGGAGGGGAAGGGTTTCCGGTACCTGCTCGACGGGCTCAACCCGGAGCGGATCCTGCTGGCCCACGAGGCGCTCGGCATCGGCCGCGCCGCGCTGGACCGCGCGGTGCGCTACGCCCGGGAACGCGTCGTCTTCGACCGGCCGATCGGGCAGAACCAGGGCATCGCCTTCCCGCTGGCCGAGGCGGTGACGCGGCTGGACGCCGCGGAGCTGATGGCCCGCAACGCGGCCTGGCGCTACGACCAGGGCCTGCCGTGCGGGCGGGAGGCGAACATGGCCAAGTGGTTGTGCGCGGACGCCGGTTTCGCCGCGGCCGACCAGGCGATCCAGACGCACGGCGGGATGGGCTACGCCCGCGAGTACCACGTGGAGCGCTACTTCCGCGAGTCCCGCATCCTCCGCCTGGCCCCGGTCAGCCAGGAGATGGTGCTGAACTACGTGGCCACCCACGTCCTCGGCCTCCCCAAGTCGTACTGA
- a CDS encoding FAD-dependent monooxygenase, whose product MPVDVVIAGGGPNGLMLAAELGLAGIRALVLEREPELVPRHRANGLIGQVVRLLDRRGLYQRLSGSPGPPEPVPAFVFGGFPLPLAELDDNPLYALGVPQHRVEQVLEERAVELGAEVRRGHELTGLSQDDDSVTAEVAGPDGEYRLTTRFLVGADGGRSTTRKLLSIGFPGVTRENVVSRVAHVTVPQELLDERSGGLDLPGYGVVPPFLHHRTERGVVTFAPWPDRPWMVSTMEWDPDADDQAPMTLEELRASVRRVLGVDVPFQALPDGHLRRVVGGNTRVAERYRDRRVLLVGDSAHVHSALGGPGLNLGLQDAVNLGWKLAAELRGWAPPGLLDTYEPERRPLAERVAMHTQAQSALLSPGPEITALRELFAELLRDPGTVQHLANTMSGADVRYDLGDGHPLVGRWAPDLLLDAPTGPVRLAELTATGRPLLLGAPDPLADAARGWADRVDVVTAKTDAPAMLLRPDGYVAWASDSPAPDPASLTEALTRWFGPTR is encoded by the coding sequence ATGCCGGTCGACGTCGTCATCGCGGGCGGTGGCCCCAACGGGCTGATGCTCGCCGCCGAACTCGGACTGGCCGGGATCCGCGCGCTGGTGCTCGAGCGGGAGCCCGAGCTCGTGCCCCGCCACCGCGCCAACGGCCTGATCGGTCAGGTGGTGCGGCTGCTCGACCGCCGCGGCCTGTACCAGCGACTCAGCGGGTCCCCCGGTCCGCCGGAACCCGTGCCAGCCTTCGTGTTCGGCGGTTTCCCGCTGCCCCTCGCCGAGCTCGACGACAACCCGCTCTACGCGTTGGGGGTGCCGCAGCACCGCGTCGAGCAGGTGCTCGAGGAGCGCGCGGTCGAACTGGGCGCCGAGGTCCGCCGCGGCCACGAACTCACCGGGCTGTCGCAGGACGACGACTCCGTCACCGCCGAGGTCGCCGGTCCCGACGGCGAGTACCGGCTGACCACCCGGTTCCTGGTCGGTGCGGACGGCGGGCGGAGCACCACGCGCAAGCTGCTCAGCATCGGGTTCCCCGGTGTGACGCGGGAGAACGTGGTCTCCCGGGTGGCGCACGTGACCGTGCCGCAGGAGCTGCTCGACGAGCGGAGCGGAGGGCTCGACCTGCCCGGCTACGGCGTCGTGCCGCCGTTCCTCCACCACCGCACCGAGCGCGGGGTGGTCACCTTCGCCCCGTGGCCCGACCGGCCGTGGATGGTGTCCACGATGGAGTGGGACCCGGACGCCGACGACCAGGCACCGATGACGCTGGAGGAACTCCGCGCGAGCGTGCGCCGGGTGCTCGGGGTCGACGTCCCGTTCCAGGCACTGCCCGACGGGCACCTGCGCCGCGTGGTCGGCGGCAACACCCGGGTGGCCGAGCGCTACCGCGACCGCCGGGTGCTGCTGGTCGGCGACTCCGCGCACGTCCACTCCGCGCTCGGCGGCCCGGGGCTGAACCTCGGGCTGCAGGACGCGGTGAACCTGGGCTGGAAGCTCGCCGCGGAACTGCGCGGCTGGGCCCCGCCCGGCCTGCTGGACACCTACGAGCCGGAGCGCCGGCCGCTCGCGGAGCGGGTGGCGATGCACACCCAGGCCCAGTCCGCGCTGCTGTCCCCCGGGCCGGAGATCACCGCGCTGCGCGAACTGTTCGCCGAGCTGCTGCGCGATCCCGGCACCGTCCAGCACCTGGCGAACACCATGTCCGGCGCGGACGTCCGCTACGACCTGGGCGACGGCCACCCGCTCGTGGGTCGCTGGGCACCGGACCTGCTGCTGGACGCACCGACCGGCCCGGTCCGCCTCGCCGAGCTGACCGCGACCGGCCGCCCGCTGCTGCTGGGCGCGCCGGACCCGCTGGCCGACGCGGCCCGCGGCTGGGCGGACCGCGTCGACGTCGTCACGGCGAAGACCGACGCGCCCGCGATGCTGCTGCGCCCGGACGGCTACGTCGCCTGGGCCTCCGACTCCCCCGCCCCGGACCCCGCCTCCCTCACCGAGGCCCTGACCCGCTGGTTCGGCCCCACCCGGTGA
- a CDS encoding TetR family transcriptional regulator — MSTEPMGLRERKKQATRDALSWAAVRLAVERGFDAVRVEDIAAEVGVSPRTFNNYFASKGEAIAARHLERARQIAVELRARPEDEPLWEAITNAVLARFALSEGRGEREPEQQWLDGVRLMVSEPALQGEMARVNAMADAELAAAVAERTGTDVDRDLYPRLVSAAVGAAMTAAIGHWLHGPEPTAMAPLLRDALRQLSAGLPVP, encoded by the coding sequence ATGAGCACCGAGCCGATGGGCCTGCGCGAGCGCAAGAAGCAGGCGACCCGCGACGCGCTGAGCTGGGCGGCCGTCCGCCTGGCGGTCGAGCGGGGTTTCGACGCGGTGCGGGTGGAGGACATCGCCGCCGAGGTCGGCGTGTCACCACGCACCTTCAACAACTACTTCGCCAGCAAGGGCGAGGCGATCGCCGCGCGCCACCTCGAACGGGCCCGGCAGATCGCGGTCGAGCTGCGCGCGCGACCGGAGGACGAGCCGCTGTGGGAGGCCATCACCAACGCCGTGCTGGCCCGCTTCGCGCTGTCCGAGGGCCGCGGTGAGCGCGAACCCGAGCAGCAGTGGCTCGACGGTGTCCGGCTGATGGTCTCGGAACCCGCGCTGCAGGGCGAGATGGCCCGGGTCAACGCGATGGCCGACGCCGAGCTGGCTGCGGCCGTCGCCGAGCGCACCGGCACCGACGTCGACCGCGACCTGTACCCACGGCTGGTCTCCGCCGCGGTCGGTGCCGCGATGACCGCTGCCATCGGGCACTGGTTGCACGGCCCCGAACCCACCGCGATGGCTCCGCTGCTGCGCGACGCCCTGCGCCAGCTCAGCGCCGGACTGCCCGTGCCCTGA
- a CDS encoding xylulokinase, whose amino-acid sequence MAADLMLGIDVGTTAVKVAAFDLDGNPVAAHTTPYPIHRPRPGWAEQDPADWWRGCTEGIGAVLAGRDARAVRSVGVVSQVNTHVFVDDRLRPLAPAIIWQDQRCAEVARELDARLTAADQERIWGGPVVLDASFVGSRAEWFARTEPELWARTRWVLSPKDFVLARLTGRIATDPLSAVRVAGPDGYLHEAVELVDGLAGRLPEIAAPEAVLGPATEPALAGAEVVVGTMDAYGAVFGTRTTEPGRGMVSCGTSLVVAGASAESVPTPEVVSFPPKDGLHVHAGPTQAAGDALRWWCRVSGLSVEEVLAAAGAGEPGVVFTPHLMGERAPLWDSEVRGSFFGLSSATTQADLCRAVLVGVAMSARHVLGPVERACGFSLPSLAFSGGGSRSDLWTQVHADVLRRPVERLRVADSAVLGAALLGAVGVGAYPDIATAAAAAVGVDRVFTPAADADRLEPLFAAYRESHDALRGIHAHLTTWRDRTF is encoded by the coding sequence ATGGCAGCGGACCTGATGCTGGGCATCGACGTGGGCACCACCGCCGTGAAGGTGGCCGCCTTCGACCTGGACGGCAACCCCGTCGCGGCGCACACCACGCCGTACCCGATCCACCGCCCACGACCGGGCTGGGCCGAGCAGGACCCGGCGGACTGGTGGCGCGGCTGCACCGAGGGCATCGGGGCCGTGCTCGCCGGACGGGACGCGCGCGCGGTGCGGTCCGTCGGCGTGGTCAGCCAGGTCAACACCCACGTGTTCGTCGACGACCGGCTGCGCCCGCTGGCCCCGGCGATCATCTGGCAGGACCAGCGCTGCGCCGAGGTCGCGCGGGAGCTCGACGCCCGGCTGACCGCGGCCGACCAGGAGCGCATCTGGGGCGGGCCGGTCGTGCTCGACGCCTCCTTCGTCGGCTCCCGCGCGGAGTGGTTCGCCCGCACCGAACCCGAGCTGTGGGCGCGGACCCGGTGGGTGCTCAGCCCCAAGGACTTCGTGCTCGCCCGGCTCACCGGGCGGATCGCCACCGACCCGCTGTCCGCGGTCCGGGTGGCCGGCCCGGACGGCTACCTGCACGAGGCGGTCGAGCTGGTCGACGGCCTCGCCGGGAGGCTGCCGGAGATCGCCGCTCCCGAGGCCGTGCTGGGGCCGGCGACCGAGCCCGCGCTCGCCGGCGCCGAGGTCGTGGTGGGCACGATGGACGCCTACGGCGCGGTGTTCGGCACCCGCACCACCGAGCCGGGGCGCGGCATGGTGTCGTGCGGGACCTCGCTGGTCGTCGCGGGCGCCTCCGCCGAGTCGGTGCCGACACCGGAGGTCGTGTCCTTCCCGCCGAAGGACGGGCTCCACGTGCACGCCGGGCCGACCCAGGCCGCGGGGGACGCCCTGCGCTGGTGGTGCCGGGTCTCCGGGCTCAGCGTCGAGGAGGTGCTGGCCGCGGCGGGAGCGGGTGAGCCGGGCGTGGTCTTCACCCCGCACCTCATGGGCGAGCGGGCGCCGCTGTGGGACTCCGAGGTGCGCGGGAGCTTCTTCGGGCTCAGCTCGGCGACGACGCAGGCGGACCTGTGCCGCGCGGTCCTGGTGGGCGTGGCGATGTCCGCGCGGCACGTGCTGGGACCGGTGGAGCGCGCGTGCGGGTTCTCGTTGCCGTCCCTGGCCTTCTCCGGCGGCGGGTCGCGCAGCGACCTGTGGACGCAGGTCCACGCCGACGTGCTGCGGCGCCCGGTGGAACGGCTGCGGGTGGCCGACAGCGCGGTGCTCGGCGCGGCCCTGCTGGGGGCGGTGGGCGTCGGCGCCTACCCGGACATCGCGACCGCGGCGGCAGCAGCGGTCGGCGTGGACCGGGTGTTCACCCCCGCCGCCGACGCCGACCGCCTGGAGCCGCTGTTCGCGGCCTACCGCGAGTCCCACGACGCCCTCCGCGGCATCCACGCCCACCTCACCACCTGGCGCGACCGAACTTTCTGA
- a CDS encoding CaiB/BaiF CoA transferase family protein encodes MNAPEPTGSLRGIRVLDLSRILAGPLCSQMLADHGAEVIKVEPPAGDDTRSWGPPFVTGTMSAYHAGINRNKANTCLDLSTPDGQRVLGDLLSGADVVVENFKAGTLAGWGFSDEDIAERYPRLVHCRITGFGTDGPMGSTPGYDAILQAYGGLMSVNGENDGPPLRVGVPIVDVVTGIYAFSGILLALHERHATGRGQLVDCTLLDTAVSLLHPHSATWLASGRVPQRTGSAHPSIAPYDTFEAADGLVFISGGNDRQFRDLADVLGLPEIAEDPRFATNADRVHHVDALRELLAAPIRTRTRQDLAQALLARGVPATPVHDVGEALTDPQVRHRQMVVEQDGYRGTGIPIKLSRTPGTVRTAPREKGADTRRVLASLGYTDEQITALLDARVAT; translated from the coding sequence ATGAACGCACCTGAACCCACCGGCAGCCTGCGGGGAATCCGGGTCCTCGACCTGTCCCGGATCCTGGCCGGTCCGCTGTGCTCGCAGATGCTCGCCGACCACGGCGCCGAGGTCATCAAGGTGGAACCGCCCGCGGGCGACGACACCCGCAGCTGGGGACCGCCGTTCGTCACCGGCACCATGAGCGCCTACCACGCCGGGATCAACCGCAACAAGGCGAACACCTGCCTCGACCTGTCCACACCGGACGGACAGCGCGTGCTCGGCGACCTGCTGTCCGGGGCGGACGTCGTGGTGGAGAACTTCAAGGCGGGCACGCTGGCCGGGTGGGGCTTCTCCGACGAGGACATCGCGGAGCGCTACCCGCGGCTGGTGCACTGCCGCATCACCGGTTTCGGCACCGACGGGCCGATGGGCTCCACGCCGGGCTACGACGCGATCCTGCAGGCCTACGGCGGGCTGATGAGCGTCAACGGCGAGAACGACGGGCCCCCGCTGCGCGTCGGGGTGCCGATCGTGGACGTGGTGACCGGCATCTACGCCTTCTCCGGCATCCTGCTGGCCCTGCACGAACGGCACGCCACCGGCCGCGGCCAGCTCGTCGACTGCACGCTGCTGGACACCGCGGTGTCGCTGCTGCACCCGCACTCGGCCACCTGGCTGGCGTCCGGCCGCGTCCCGCAGCGCACCGGGTCGGCGCACCCGTCCATCGCCCCCTACGACACCTTCGAGGCCGCCGACGGGCTGGTCTTCATCAGCGGCGGCAACGACCGCCAGTTCCGCGACCTGGCCGACGTCCTCGGCCTCCCCGAGATCGCCGAGGACCCCCGGTTCGCCACCAACGCCGACCGGGTGCACCACGTCGACGCGCTGCGCGAGCTCCTCGCCGCCCCGATCCGCACCCGGACCCGCCAGGACCTCGCCCAGGCGCTGCTGGCGCGCGGCGTGCCCGCGACCCCGGTGCACGACGTGGGCGAGGCGCTCACCGACCCGCAGGTGCGGCACCGGCAGATGGTGGTGGAGCAGGACGGCTACCGGGGCACCGGCATCCCGATCAAGCTCAGCCGGACCCCCGGCACCGTCCGCACCGCCCCGCGGGAGAAGGGCGCCGACACCCGCCGCGTCCTCGCGTCCCTCGGCTACACCGACGAGCAGATCACCGCGCTCCTCGACGCCCGCGTCGCCACCTGA